TAGATATGGAATACGATCCAGAGGCATCTGCTGCATCTCCGAGGGCGGTTCCTTCAACCACGACATTTGCACCGGCCAGTGGATCTCCCGTTGCCGCATCTGTCACACG
This is a stretch of genomic DNA from Candidatus Neomarinimicrobiota bacterium. It encodes these proteins:
- a CDS encoding carboxypeptidase-like regulatory domain-containing protein, with product MVAKLGKCVAILLVSFFFISEASAQATVSGRVTDAATGDPLAGANVVVEGTALGDAADASGSYSIS